TTCGATTGGAAGTTTGCTTTCCATCAATTTCTCTTTAATGAGATTTCTAAGTCCATGTTTTTCCTGGATGAGAAAACCTGTACAGGGTATCCGATGTTTGAGTGGAAAGCTAAAAACTTTGAAATCTTTTTCTTCGAGGATCAATGCTTTGTTTTCAGGATTGGTCGGGACAAACCTTAGCGGAAAATTCAATCGGGTATTGGAATGGCGCAACTGTACGGTGATAATTTCATCCAGGCCATTTGGGCCGAAAATAGTAAGTAATTTACGCCTTTTATTGAGGTGAAAACTGGAGATCAACCCCATCAAACCGAAGTAATGATCTCCATGGAGATGGGAAATGAAGATAAAATCAATTTTGGAAAATTTGAGTTTGAATTTTCTAAGCTGTATCTGGGTGCCTTCACCACAATCTATTAATAAAAAGTTATTGGCAATATTCACCAATTGGGAGGTTTGATTCCTCCCATGTGATGGAATAGCGGAGTTTGACCCTAATACGGTAACCTGAAAATCCAATCTCAATCTTCTTCTTCTTCTTCTTCTTCTTCTTCTTCTTCGCTATCTGAATCGATTTCATGCATGAATATGGCCTCAGCGGCTTCTTCCAATGTTTCCACAATATGAAAAACCTTATCCAACATGGAAATCTTAATGAGCTTCATGACATGGTCCTGAAGTGCAGCTACAATAAAAATACCTCCATTACGGCTGAATTCCCTATTACCAACCAATAGCGCACTCAGGCCACTGGAGTCAGCATACTTTACATGGCTCATGTCTATGATGAGGTTATCATATCCTTCTGCATGAACAGTCAAAAGTTCAGATTTAAGTTTAGGAGACAATGCGGAATCCAGTTTTTCCTCCATGGGAGTAAAGATTACATATTGCTCTTTTTTATCAACGGTATATTTCATAATAGTTTAGTTTCTTAAATATGGTTTAAAATGGCAGTTTCGATACTTTTTTCCAAATCAACGATTTCTGCCTTCACAAATTTTTCTCCGGTAATTTTTTCGTACAACTCAATGTATCTTTCGGAGATTTCATTGACAAATTCATCCGGCATATCAGGTACAGTTTGACCTTCTTTTCCCTGGAATCCATTTTGGATGAGCCATTGACGTACAAATTCCTTAGAAAGCTGTTTTTGAGGAAGTCCTGCTGCCTGAAGTGCTTCATATCCTTCGGCATAGAAGTATCTTGAAGAATCAGGAGTGTGTATTTCATCTATCAACAAGATTTCATTTCCGAATTTTCCAAATTCATATTTCGTATCCACCAGGATCAGCCCTTTTTCTAAGGCCATTTTACTCCCCTTTTCATAGAGCGCATGGGTGTATTTTTCCAGAATGGCATAATCTTCCGGACTGACTATTCCTTTTGCTAAAATATCCTCTTTGGAAATATCTTCGTCATGTCCTTCCGAGGCTTTTGTCGTCGGTGTAATGATAGGATGAGGCAGTTTGTCATTTTCCTTTAGACCTTCCGGAAGAGGAACACCACAAAGTGTTCTTTTTCCAGCTTTATATTCCCTTGCAGCATGCCCGGCAAGATAACCCCTTATGACCATTTCAACTTTGAAAGGTTCACATTTTTTTCCGATCGTAACCTGTGGATGAGGCACCGCGGTTACCCAATTGGGAACAATAGCTGCTGTTGCCTGCAGGAATTTGGCCGCGATTTGATTCAGTACTTGCCCTTTGTGGGGTATTGCACGGGGAAGTACTACATCAAAGGCCGAGATCCTGTCTGATGCTACTACAGCCAATTTATCTTCGAAGATATAGACATCTCTGACTTTACCCTTGTAAAAGCCAACCTGTCCTGGAAATTGAAAATGGGTTTCTTTGATTGCCGTGCTCATAAATACTATGGATGAACAAAAATAGAAAAAGCACTTTGTTTTGACTGACTGTTTTTCCTAAATCTTCTTAAAAACTTTATTGATGGTCAATGGAGGAAACCAACTTGCCTTCTAAATATTTTTTTTCAGAAATTAAATTACCGTCTTCTTGATAAAAAAGCTGCATCCCGTGAAGCATGCCCAAGCGGTAGGGGCGCACTTCCCTAACTTGTCCGGATGGATAATAAAATTTTGCCAAACCTTCTTCTTTTCCTCTTCTAAAATAAATTTCCCTTTCTAATTTTCCGTTGTCATGAAATCCCAGGATGCTTTCCAGAAAACCTTCATTGCTGTATTTTGCCTTTTCCTTCACAGTTCCATTTTCATAGTAGGAAACCACCTCTCCTGTTGGTAAACCCTTCTTATATTTGGCTGTTTCAGAAAGTTTTCCATTTTCAAAAAAACTTTTGAACTGTCCCACCGGATTTCCATTTTGGTATTTACCCTGACGGGCTATTTGTCCATTGGGGTAAAAGGCAGCGGTTTCACCATGCTGGTATCCATTTTTGTATTGGAATCTGGCCCTGACTTTTCCATCTGGAAAGTAATTTTCCTGAATCCCGTGCAAGACTCCCATTTTATAAGTGGTGATAGAAACTAGGTTTCCTTCACCATCATACACTTCTTTGATTCCATTAATGATACCTGCCGAAAATGGTGTTTTTTCTAAAAGAGCGCCTTCTTCATCATAGGAATAAGTCCAACCATGGGGCTGGTTATTGAGGAACTCTGCTTTTGACTTTATATTCCCGTTTTCGTAGTAGGTCAATACTTCTCCTTCGAGTTTGTTTTGTGAAAAATTGGCTTTTTGGGAAATCTTCCCATTCTTAAAAAAACTAACTGTCGGACCTTCTCGTAGGTTGTTGACGTAGTGGATCTTTCGTAAAGTATCGAGCGTCCCAGGAAAATAATCTACAAATAATCCCTCCTTCTTACCATTGATGAGTTTTCCTGAAACAGCAAGACTACCGTCCTCATAATAGAGGCGGTAGTCTCCCTGAGGTGTTCCATTGGAAGTTTGGTACACTTCCTTGATTATTTGTTTCTGTTCATCATAATAGGTCCTTACCAAATCCTGCGCTTTAAGCATAGGGGCCGAAAGAACAACTATCAAAAAACAAAACCAGATGACCTTATTCATTGTCATTTCGAACTGTATCAAATTTTTTCGATCACAATGGCAGACGCACCACCACCACCATTGCAAATACCGGCAACACCGATTTTGCCATTTTTTTGATGCAGGACTGAATTGAGTGTAGCAATGATTCTTGCTCCAGAAGCCCCTAGTGGATGTCCAAGGGAAACAGCGCCTCCATATACATTCAGTTTGTCCATGTCAAGGTTCAGCTGTCTTTGGTTGGCTATGGCCACTGCGGAAAATGCTTCATTGATTTCATAGAAATCCACATCTCCCTCAGTGATGCCAGCATTTTTAATGGCTTTAGGAATGGCTAATGCCGGAGCTGTGGTAAACCATAAAGGATCCTGGGCTGCATCTGCAAATCCCCTGATTTTGGCAATTGGCTTCAATCCCAATTCCTGAACTTTTTCCTTGCTTGCCAGTACCAATGCTGAAGCTCCGTCATTCATAGTAGAGGCATTGGCTGCCGTTACTGTTCCGTCTTTTTCGAACACAGGTTTCAATGAAGGGATTTTTTCAAATACCACGTTTTTGAATTCCTCATCCTCTTCTATCACGATGGTTTCACCTTTTCTTCCGGTGATTTCAACTGGAACCACTTCATCCTTAAAAGCCCCGGATTTCCAAGCTTGCGCTGCACGGGTATAGGATTGAATGGCATAATTGTCCTGATCCTCACGGCTGATTTTCATTTCTTTAGCGGTATGATCAGCACAGTTACCCATTGGGAATTTATAATACACCTCAAAAAGGCCATCTTTCACCAGTCCATCCACCAATTCAGCATTTCCATATTTGTAACCAAACCTTGCCTTTGGAACATAATAGGGTACATTGGACATGCTTTCCATGCCACCGGCCACTACAAGATCGTTTTGTCCGGTCATAATGGATTGTGCACCGAACATCACAGCCTTCATTCCCGAAGAGCAAACTTTGTTGATGGTTGTACAGGGAACATGGTATCCTATCCCGGCACCAATAGCGGCCTGTCTGGCAGGAGCCTGGCCCAAATTGGCGGAAATCACATTGCCCATCATTACTTCTTGCACTTCTTTAGGATCTACACCGGCCTTTTTCATTGCGCCCTTGATGGCAATGCTGCCGAGTTCTACAGCAGTCAAACCAGATAGTTTACCACCAAAACTTCCCAGAGGGGTCCTTACGGCAGCTACGATATATACTTCTTTCATTTGGGTTTATAATTATGTGGAAATTAAAATTCAAAAGTTTTAAGACCTACCATTCAGGCAAACCTCGGTCGGGTCTTTTTGTTGGTTTTTTCCTGTTTTGCTGGATATACCTTAATTCGGCAGCATTCATGGCTTCGAGAATTTGTGCTGCCTGTTCAGGCGTAAGGTTCATTTCCTGGAGTTTTTCCCTGAGTTTTTCCATGGCTTTTTCGCGGTCACTCAAATCAGACTCAAGCTCAGAAGGTTCATCGGAATCTCTTTCTTCTTGGGATTTTTCTCCAGATTTATCTTCTTTTTTTTGGGATTCTGATGCTTTATCCTCATCCGTTTTTTCATCTCCTTCACCGTCTTTCTTTTCCTGAGATTGCTGTTGCTGGTCTTGGTCTTTTTGTTCCTCTTGATCTTGCTGTTGATCCTGCTCTTCTCCCTGATCTTCTTGTTGTTGCTGTCTTTCTGGATCTTCTTGCAGCCAACGGCTCAACAATTCATAATTATATCTAGCCTCTTCGTTGTATGGATCCTTAATAAGCGCAAATTTGAAAGCACTGAGGGCTTCTTGATATTTGTTTTGCTGGGCCAAGATAATTCCGTTCTGATTGGCAGCAAATGAAGCAATCCGTTTGTCTTGCGAACTTTGAAGGCTTTGATAGGTCCTTTGGGCCTCTTCAGTTTGACCGTTATAATGATAGCTTAGGGCCAAGTTGAAGCTGGCATTATGGCTAGTGATACCAAATTCCGAGGAAAGCCTTAGGTGGTCTGCCACTGATTTTTCATAATCTGCTCCAGCATAGCTCTTGGCGGCTTCCTTGATTGCCCTGTTTTTTTTGCCTATCTCTGTCCAAGAGCTTGGGATAAAAAACAGAAGCACAAAAAGATATCTCAATAGCATCATTCCAATTATTTTAACGCTTACAAGTTAATGGTTTTGAATGGAAGAATCATGTCAATTACCGCCAAACATAGGCCTATCAGTAAGAAATAGAAGTATTTGTTGGCAGAAGCCTCAATCATCCTTGAGCCGGTGACTGTTCCTTCCAGTCTTTCAATAGCGATGATAAGGTCATTGATTTCCTGAACCTCATCAGAAAGTTCGAAATATTGTCCATTAGTTTGGGCAGCTATCAGTTTCATGTTGGCCGGTTCCAAACGGGTAATGGCCGGTTGGTTGGTTTTAGGATCAAAAATCAGACCATTTCCTCTGGGGATAGTACTTCCTTGGGAAGTTCCTACCCCTAAAGTAAATACTTTGATCCCTGACTCATTCAATTTGCCCGTAATATCCCTGAAATTATCCGCAAAATCTTCCCCATCTGAGATAAGTATGACTGATTTTGATTTTATTCCATTGCTTTCTTCGGTTTCAAATTTGCTGAGAGCCATGGCCAATGGAGCGCTTATGTCTGTGCCTTGATTGGGTACCAAACCTGTATTTAATCCATCCAAATGAAGCTGGAGTACATTTTGGTCAAAGGTTAGGGGGCATTGGATAAAGGCTTCTGAGCTGAAAATAATCAATCCTATTCGGTCTCCAGCAAATCTTTTTACCAGGTTTTTAAGCTCGAATTTTACCCTCTGTAATCTGTTTGGCCCTATGTCCGTAGCATTCATGGATTGGGACAGGTCGATGGCAATGAATATATCCCTACCTTCTTCTTTGATTTCTTTTAGTGACGTTCCAATGGAAGGTCCCGCCAATGCAATAAGGAAAAGTACGAAATAGGAAATCCGAAGCAGCAGTTTCAGGATTAACCTATGGGTGGTGACATTTAGCTTTTTATTGATTCTATAAAACCTGTACAAATAGACAGCGTATAGCAAAGCAAACAACACCGCCAGCCAGGTAATCAGTTTTACGTCAGGATATGCCCAAATCATGGCCTGAAATTATAAAATAATGGTGAAAAGAAAAGGATTCAATGCTGTCCTAAATAATTTTTTCTTCTCTAAGAATATTAGCTTAGAGGTAATTGTGAAGTGATTTATTTATAATCTGGAAAAAGAACCCCCTGTGGGTTATATTTTGGGGGTTTGTCATGATCTTCAAAAGGTCTGTCCAGCCAATTTTGCAATTCAATTTTGACGAAAATATTCAATCTGATAAATGCTACTAGATTTGACAGATGCCATCCGTATTTTGCGGATGCTTTCATTGCTTTTAACAGTAAAATTGTAATCAAGGCAGTCCATATCTGTATCATTACTGCGTTTTTTGAAGTTCCAATGAATGTCTTAATGTGGAGTAGCTGCTTAATATCCCTGAAAAAAACTTCAATTTCCCACCTTGATTTATAAAGGTCTCCGATTGTCTGTGCTGCCCAGGTGAAGTTGTTGGTGATGATTTCTATGGTCTGTTGGTTTTTCTCGTCCCAGACTGCCACTCTTCTGAGTTTTTTAGGATACTTAGTCTTAGACTGTGGGTTGGTCAGTTCTATTTCTTGGTCAATTAGAACATGCTGTGCCATTTTTTCTGGCAGTTCCCGTTCGCTGATCACGGTGTAAGCCAGGTTGTCCTTATGCCTTATGACAAAGAATACCCCTTTGCTGTCCCAAATATTTAGCATCGGAAAGTCATTGTAGTACCTGTCTGCGACGATAACAGAACCTTTTTCCAAAGGTATATTGTAAGCACCTTTATTATCCGCTACGCTTCCTTCTGTAATGTTCACATAAGCAGGAAGTTTACCATCATAATCTAACAGGGTATGCATCTTAACAGCGCCCTTTTTAGTGCGGAATGTGGCCCAGTCGAAGACAGAAAGGCAAAGGCTTATGACTGTTGCATCTAAAAGATATACTGGCACCTTGATTTTAAGTTTGACACGCCTGAGTGATGCCTGCTGTCCTAAACTTCCCAAAAGAGAATAATAAAGGTCTTTAAAAAGATCAGCATCTCTCCGCTTGTTCTGATAGCTGATACTTGACTTGGAAGGAGCCTTTGAAATCCCAAGATGGTTTAGGTTCCCCGTAGCTGAACGAAGACCATTGGATATATCTCTTACCGATGTGCTTTTTGCAAAATGACAGAAAAGCATTGATACTAGATGTGTCCAGCTATCAAAACCTTTACAACCTTTATCTGTCTGCTTATCTTGAACCAGTTTTTTGAAAGTTGAACGGTCAATCTTTTTAATAATCTGTGAAAACAATGTAATATTACACATGAGAGGTCTTTGTTTTTGGTGCAAACCCAAAATACACATTTTGGGCAAAAATTCAGACCTCTCATTTTTTATTTAGGACGCTATTGAAAAGGATTCATAAAATATTGCCCTAATTTTCAACAGCCAATGCCCAAACAGGGTTACTCTATCAAAACGTTACCGAGTCTATGAGGGTTTTACCTTTGTTTTTTTATTTGATGATGCTATTCATTCCCCAAGTCTTGTTTGCCCAAGTCGGGGAGTATTTGAAGGGAAGGGTGTTAGAAATTGATTCCGAAGAGCCACTACCAGGTGCAAATGTTTATTGGGAATCTGCTCCACAAGAGGGGGTAGTTACAGATTTGGATGGTAATTTCACCATACGGACCATTTCTCTTCCGGCTAAGTTGGTGATTTCTTTTGTGGGTTTTGAACAATCGGTACGGAATATTACCGGCAAAGACTTGGAAAAATACCAGAGGTTTTTCCTTAAACCTGAAGAGCTTAATCTGGAAGAGGTGATCGTCTCCGGGAGAGCTCTTGACCAAAATGTAAGGGGACTGGATATGGGCAAATCAGTTGTACCTATTGAGACCATCAAGAACATCCCTGCCTTATTTGGAGAAGTGGATCTATTGAGAAGTTTACAGCTTTTACCGGGTGTTCAGACAGCAGGGGAGGGGACTACGGGATTATTTGTGAGAGGAGGATCCGCTGATCAGAACCTCGTTCAGCTCGACGGTGCTCCTGTCTACAATCCATCCCACTTTTTCGGTTTTTTCTCCGTTTTTAATCCAGATGCACTACAAGGTGTTGAGTTTTATAAGGGCAATATTCCCGCAAGCCTGGGAGGAAGGATTTCCTCAGTAGTAGATATTTCCTTGAGAGAGGGGAATTATCAAAAAATAAAAGGAGAAGGAGGCATCGGTACTATCAGTTCCAGGTTGACATTGGATGGTCCGTTATTTTCGGATAAATCATCTTTTGTGGTTTCAGGCAGGCGTACTTATGCGGATATGTTTCTCAGGTTGTCCAATAATGAGAACTTAAGGAATAACTCTCTTTATTTTTATGATTTAAGTGGAAAATTCACCTTTAGATTGGGTGAGAGAGATAAGGTTAGTTTGTCCAGTTACTATGGTTCAGATTTCCTTGGCCTTTCCAGACAATTTGGATTTGGCTGGGAAAATTGGGTCAACTCATTGGTTTGGACCAGAAAAATCAACGCCAAGACTTATTTTGATTTGAATGCCTATTACAGCAAATACCGCTATGCTGTTGGGTTTGATGATCCGGATACAGGGTTTGACTGGGATAATGTCTTATCCGAGTCTGGACTTAGGGCACATTGGACTTATCTGGCCAATGAATCCACACAAATCCAATGGGGTGTTCATTCCCAGTTTTATCACTTTTCCCCGATCAGTCTTAGGCCTTCTGAAGGTTCAAATATTGAACCTATTGGGACCAATCCCAGGTATGGGGTACAGAACAATTTTTTCATATCTGCTTCCAAAGAGCTGAGCACTGAATTTGCCATAGAAGCAGGACTCAGATGGGGATTGTACAATCAGGTAGGAAGAGGTGTTGATTATATTTATGAAGGCAGTATTCCAGGCCCAAATGTTACTGTTTTGGACAGTATCCCTTTTGGACCATTTGAAAACATGAAGTTTTACCAAGGATTAGAGCCAAGGCTTTCATTGCGTTATTTAATCCAGGAGAATTTATCTTTTAAAGCGGCTTACAATAGAAATTTCCAGTACGTTCAGGTTGCTTCCAACAGTTCTGCAGGTTTACCCATTGACCGTTGGATCCCGGCAGGAACCTATATTCCTCCCATCCGGGGGGATCAGGTTTCCTTGGGTTTTTTCAAAAATTTGAGGGATAATCGCTGGGAACTTTCATTAGAAGGGTATTACAAGGATTTTCAAAATATCATCGATCTGAGACAGGGTGCAAATGTCCTGTTTACCGATAATGTTGAGACGGAAATTCTCAGCGGAGAAGGTTATGCTTATGGTTTGGAGTTTTTGTTGAAAAAAAATGTCGGAAAAACCACAGGATGGCTTGGCTACACCTATTCAAGAACGTGGAGGAGGATTCTGGGGATCAGTGGTGACAATTGGTATAACCCCAGGTTTGACAGGCCGCATGATGTCACCTTGGTTTTAAACCACGAATTTTCCAAGAGGTGGTCAGCCAACATGACTTTTGTCTACACAACCGGACAGGCAGTAACTTTTCCGATAGGTACTTATGAAATGGACAATCAACGGGTGCCATTGTATGGGGTTCAGAGAAATGCAGACCGGTTTCCTGATTATCACAGAATGGATGCATCTATCACCTGGAAAAATGTGGATAAGGGAAGAAAATGGAGAGGGAGTTGGAACTTCAGTGTTTACAACCTTTATGGCAGGAAAAACCCGTTTTCCTATCAGTTTACAGATATCATCAATGATCAGATCAATTTTGATCCCAGATCGGGGGAGGAAATTATCAGTAGAAGACCAGGGGTAGTGATGACCTACCTGTTTACCTTCTTGCCAGCATTGACCTATAATTTTCAATTTTGACATGAAAAATCAAATCTTTGTTTTCTTTCTTACTCTGCTTTTATTTTCCTGTCAGGAGGAAGTTTTTCTGGAACTGAGGACTGTGGAACCCATGCCCGTTATTGAGGCTGTTTGGACCGATGTAGGTACGATGAATTTTGTGAAGATAAGTAAGTCCAGGGATTTTTATGAAGAAGAACCCAATGAACTGATCAAAGACGCCATCGTATTTATCCAAAATCTGAATACGGGTTTAGTGATACCTTTTAGATATGCCGAGCAGGCCAATAGGTATATCCCCCTGAATAATGTGGGTGGCAGAAAGGGGGATAGGTACAGATTGACGGTCCGATGGGAAGATAATGAATACCAGTCTGAGGGCGTCCTTTTGCAACCGCCCAGATTGGACAGTATCAGATACGAGTTCAAGGACAGCAGGTTATTTAGAGAGGAGGGTTATTACATCACGCTGTATGGGGATATTCCCTTTACAGAGGATAATAATTACAGGATCAGAATTGTTAGAAATGACACCCTACTGAATAACCGCAATGATTACCTGCTTTTTGACGATACCTTTGGGACATCCATACTGAACAATGGGTTTGAATTGGCCGGATTCCCCTTTCGTGCCAACGACAGAGTGAGGTTGGAGCTTTTCCGTCTCAACAGGGATGCTTTTGATTATTTAAACCAATTGGTAAGTTTACTATTTAATGATGGGGGGCTTTTTTCGCCTCCGCCCCAGAATCCCACTTCTAATATCCGGCTGGTCAAGGGTGATAAAGAGGCTTTGGGCTACTTTAAAGTGAGCCCGGTATTGATTGAAACGGTGTTTATCGATCCAGACTTAAAAATGCCCGATTAAATCCCAAAATGCAGACATTTGATTACCTTTGGGGCATGATTCATTTTGACTTAAAAGGTAAAGTAGCGGTGACCTGTAAAGACCGCTTCGCTCCTTATCTTGAGCAGGAACTGCTGGAATTGGGGTTTCGTCCCAAATATGTAGGAAGGACCCATATTGAACTTTTTGCTTCTTTGAATGATTGCATCTCATTAAATCTGCATTTAAGGACAGCCAGCCATGTGCTTTATGAAATAAAAACCTTGTATCTGCACAAAGCTGATGATATTTACAGAAGGATAAAGGCATTGCCCTGGGAAGATTATCTTGATCCTGATGCCTACTTTTCGGTCATTTCCCATGTGGAAAACGAAACTGTCAATAATCCGCTTTTCGTCAATGTCAGGATAAAAGATGCCATTGTGGACAGGTTCAGGGAAAAATTCGGAAAAAGACCGGATTCAGGTTCAAGCCTTGATGGGGCGGTAATCCAAATGTTTTGGAAGGAACAGCAAGCCACATTATATATCAATACTTCCGGAGAAACGCTGGCCAAGCACGGCTACAGAAAAATCCCCGGCCATGCGCCTATGCTGGAAGCTTTGGCCTCTGCTACCATAATAGCCAGTGAATGGGACAGGAAAAGTCCTTTTATCAATCCCATGTGTGGATCAGGTACATTAGCCATTGAGGCGGCATTGATGGCGACCCAAAGATTCCCCGGCTTATTCAGGGACCATTATGGGTTCATGTATATCAAAGGATACAGTGAGGAGATCTATCAGAAAATCCGAAAAAAAATGGAGGACAAAATTTTGGATAGACCTGGCCTCAGGATCATTGCTTCTGATATCAGTGAGCAAGCGGTTTTGTTTGCCAGAGAAAATGCAGGTAT
This Cecembia calidifontis DNA region includes the following protein-coding sequences:
- a CDS encoding STAS domain-containing protein is translated as MKYTVDKKEQYVIFTPMEEKLDSALSPKLKSELLTVHAEGYDNLIIDMSHVKYADSSGLSALLVGNREFSRNGGIFIVAALQDHVMKLIKISMLDKVFHIVETLEEAAEAIFMHEIDSDSEEEEEEEEEEED
- a CDS encoding toxin-antitoxin system YwqK family antitoxin codes for the protein MNKVIWFCFLIVVLSAPMLKAQDLVRTYYDEQKQIIKEVYQTSNGTPQGDYRLYYEDGSLAVSGKLINGKKEGLFVDYFPGTLDTLRKIHYVNNLREGPTVSFFKNGKISQKANFSQNKLEGEVLTYYENGNIKSKAEFLNNQPHGWTYSYDEEGALLEKTPFSAGIINGIKEVYDGEGNLVSITTYKMGVLHGIQENYFPDGKVRARFQYKNGYQHGETAAFYPNGQIARQGKYQNGNPVGQFKSFFENGKLSETAKYKKGLPTGEVVSYYENGTVKEKAKYSNEGFLESILGFHDNGKLEREIYFRRGKEEGLAKFYYPSGQVREVRPYRLGMLHGMQLFYQEDGNLISEKKYLEGKLVSSIDHQ
- a CDS encoding ribonuclease Z, whose product is MDFQVTVLGSNSAIPSHGRNQTSQLVNIANNFLLIDCGEGTQIQLRKFKLKFSKIDFIFISHLHGDHYFGLMGLISSFHLNKRRKLLTIFGPNGLDEIITVQLRHSNTRLNFPLRFVPTNPENKALILEEKDFKVFSFPLKHRIPCTGFLIQEKHGLRNLIKEKLMESKLPIEAIRHLREGKDFTDEEGNVLYAVEDYAYPKRKIRTYAFCSDTIYDPQIIPYIAGADLLYHEATFGNDEEHRAAETFHSTAAQAGKIAKEAGVSRLLLGHYSTRYLDLSPILDQAKAEFPESYLSEEGITYSID
- a CDS encoding IS4 family transposase encodes the protein MCILGLHQKQRPLMCNITLFSQIIKKIDRSTFKKLVQDKQTDKGCKGFDSWTHLVSMLFCHFAKSTSVRDISNGLRSATGNLNHLGISKAPSKSSISYQNKRRDADLFKDLYYSLLGSLGQQASLRRVKLKIKVPVYLLDATVISLCLSVFDWATFRTKKGAVKMHTLLDYDGKLPAYVNITEGSVADNKGAYNIPLEKGSVIVADRYYNDFPMLNIWDSKGVFFVIRHKDNLAYTVISERELPEKMAQHVLIDQEIELTNPQSKTKYPKKLRRVAVWDEKNQQTIEIITNNFTWAAQTIGDLYKSRWEIEVFFRDIKQLLHIKTFIGTSKNAVMIQIWTALITILLLKAMKASAKYGWHLSNLVAFIRLNIFVKIELQNWLDRPFEDHDKPPKYNPQGVLFPDYK
- a CDS encoding DUF4249 domain-containing protein, yielding MKNQIFVFFLTLLLFSCQEEVFLELRTVEPMPVIEAVWTDVGTMNFVKISKSRDFYEEEPNELIKDAIVFIQNLNTGLVIPFRYAEQANRYIPLNNVGGRKGDRYRLTVRWEDNEYQSEGVLLQPPRLDSIRYEFKDSRLFREEGYYITLYGDIPFTEDNNYRIRIVRNDTLLNNRNDYLLFDDTFGTSILNNGFELAGFPFRANDRVRLELFRLNRDAFDYLNQLVSLLFNDGGLFSPPPQNPTSNIRLVKGDKEALGYFKVSPVLIETVFIDPDLKMPD
- a CDS encoding TonB-dependent receptor; protein product: MRVLPLFFYLMMLFIPQVLFAQVGEYLKGRVLEIDSEEPLPGANVYWESAPQEGVVTDLDGNFTIRTISLPAKLVISFVGFEQSVRNITGKDLEKYQRFFLKPEELNLEEVIVSGRALDQNVRGLDMGKSVVPIETIKNIPALFGEVDLLRSLQLLPGVQTAGEGTTGLFVRGGSADQNLVQLDGAPVYNPSHFFGFFSVFNPDALQGVEFYKGNIPASLGGRISSVVDISLREGNYQKIKGEGGIGTISSRLTLDGPLFSDKSSFVVSGRRTYADMFLRLSNNENLRNNSLYFYDLSGKFTFRLGERDKVSLSSYYGSDFLGLSRQFGFGWENWVNSLVWTRKINAKTYFDLNAYYSKYRYAVGFDDPDTGFDWDNVLSESGLRAHWTYLANESTQIQWGVHSQFYHFSPISLRPSEGSNIEPIGTNPRYGVQNNFFISASKELSTEFAIEAGLRWGLYNQVGRGVDYIYEGSIPGPNVTVLDSIPFGPFENMKFYQGLEPRLSLRYLIQENLSFKAAYNRNFQYVQVASNSSAGLPIDRWIPAGTYIPPIRGDQVSLGFFKNLRDNRWELSLEGYYKDFQNIIDLRQGANVLFTDNVETEILSGEGYAYGLEFLLKKNVGKTTGWLGYTYSRTWRRILGISGDNWYNPRFDRPHDVTLVLNHEFSKRWSANMTFVYTTGQAVTFPIGTYEMDNQRVPLYGVQRNADRFPDYHRMDASITWKNVDKGRKWRGSWNFSVYNLYGRKNPFSYQFTDIINDQINFDPRSGEEIISRRPGVVMTYLFTFLPALTYNFQF
- a CDS encoding THUMP domain-containing class I SAM-dependent RNA methyltransferase — encoded protein: MIHFDLKGKVAVTCKDRFAPYLEQELLELGFRPKYVGRTHIELFASLNDCISLNLHLRTASHVLYEIKTLYLHKADDIYRRIKALPWEDYLDPDAYFSVISHVENETVNNPLFVNVRIKDAIVDRFREKFGKRPDSGSSLDGAVIQMFWKEQQATLYINTSGETLAKHGYRKIPGHAPMLEALASATIIASEWDRKSPFINPMCGSGTLAIEAALMATQRFPGLFRDHYGFMYIKGYSEEIYQKIRKKMEDKILDRPGLRIIASDISEQAVLFARENAGIAGVEDLIDFEVCDFEETTVPQDAGGVVFFNPEYGERLGEEGDLGDVYKRMGDFLKQKCASYTGFIFTGNMALAKRVGLRTSRRIEFYNGTIDCRLLKYELFRGKKEDGK
- a CDS encoding acetyl-CoA C-acyltransferase, with translation MKEVYIVAAVRTPLGSFGGKLSGLTAVELGSIAIKGAMKKAGVDPKEVQEVMMGNVISANLGQAPARQAAIGAGIGYHVPCTTINKVCSSGMKAVMFGAQSIMTGQNDLVVAGGMESMSNVPYYVPKARFGYKYGNAELVDGLVKDGLFEVYYKFPMGNCADHTAKEMKISREDQDNYAIQSYTRAAQAWKSGAFKDEVVPVEITGRKGETIVIEEDEEFKNVVFEKIPSLKPVFEKDGTVTAANASTMNDGASALVLASKEKVQELGLKPIAKIRGFADAAQDPLWFTTAPALAIPKAIKNAGITEGDVDFYEINEAFSAVAIANQRQLNLDMDKLNVYGGAVSLGHPLGASGARIIATLNSVLHQKNGKIGVAGICNGGGGASAIVIEKI
- a CDS encoding vWA domain-containing protein produces the protein MIWAYPDVKLITWLAVLFALLYAVYLYRFYRINKKLNVTTHRLILKLLLRISYFVLFLIALAGPSIGTSLKEIKEEGRDIFIAIDLSQSMNATDIGPNRLQRVKFELKNLVKRFAGDRIGLIIFSSEAFIQCPLTFDQNVLQLHLDGLNTGLVPNQGTDISAPLAMALSKFETEESNGIKSKSVILISDGEDFADNFRDITGKLNESGIKVFTLGVGTSQGSTIPRGNGLIFDPKTNQPAITRLEPANMKLIAAQTNGQYFELSDEVQEINDLIIAIERLEGTVTGSRMIEASANKYFYFLLIGLCLAVIDMILPFKTINL
- a CDS encoding phosphoribosylaminoimidazolesuccinocarboxamide synthase, producing MSTAIKETHFQFPGQVGFYKGKVRDVYIFEDKLAVVASDRISAFDVVLPRAIPHKGQVLNQIAAKFLQATAAIVPNWVTAVPHPQVTIGKKCEPFKVEMVIRGYLAGHAAREYKAGKRTLCGVPLPEGLKENDKLPHPIITPTTKASEGHDEDISKEDILAKGIVSPEDYAILEKYTHALYEKGSKMALEKGLILVDTKYEFGKFGNEILLIDEIHTPDSSRYFYAEGYEALQAAGLPQKQLSKEFVRQWLIQNGFQGKEGQTVPDMPDEFVNEISERYIELYEKITGEKFVKAEIVDLEKSIETAILNHI